A genome region from Natronosalvus rutilus includes the following:
- a CDS encoding DUF354 domain-containing protein: MKAVVTIQHPAHVHFYRHVIDELETRGHEVFVFARENDLAVPLLNAFGIPHEVLTGPQDSLSELAKVQLAYELRLLRRVRKIGPDVMTAIGGVAVSHVAPLVGARSVVFVDNEGTTSHRITTPFAHVVATPRNYDEDYGANHVRYDGFHELAYLHPDYFEPDPDALVAHGVDPDATYFVLRFRRWDALHDVGEGGLSLEGKRRLVSMLEEYGDVYITSTDPLPSDLEAYQLPVAPTLIHDLLYFADCYAGDSATMATESALLGTPTVRIQSFAARETDMTNFVELEETYDLLRSTPDEEEGLELVREIVEDPETRTRWRARRERLFEDKIDVAAYVTELLCEQGGAAVRTVEQRAVSAD, translated from the coding sequence ATGAAGGCCGTCGTCACCATCCAGCACCCCGCCCACGTCCACTTCTATCGCCACGTCATCGACGAACTCGAGACGCGGGGCCACGAGGTGTTCGTCTTCGCCCGCGAGAACGACCTGGCGGTGCCGCTGCTCAACGCCTTCGGCATCCCCCACGAGGTACTGACGGGTCCCCAGGACTCGCTGTCGGAACTCGCGAAGGTGCAATTGGCCTACGAACTTCGCCTGCTCCGGCGAGTTCGGAAGATCGGTCCGGACGTGATGACCGCCATCGGCGGTGTCGCGGTCTCGCACGTTGCCCCGCTTGTCGGCGCCCGGAGCGTCGTCTTCGTCGACAACGAGGGGACGACCTCCCACCGGATCACGACGCCGTTCGCCCACGTGGTCGCCACCCCGCGTAACTACGACGAGGACTACGGCGCAAACCACGTCCGCTACGACGGTTTCCACGAACTCGCCTACCTCCACCCGGACTACTTCGAACCCGACCCGGACGCGCTGGTCGCCCACGGTGTCGACCCCGACGCCACCTACTTCGTCCTCCGGTTTCGCCGATGGGACGCGCTTCACGACGTCGGCGAGGGCGGCCTCTCGCTCGAGGGCAAGCGCCGCCTCGTCTCGATGCTCGAAGAGTACGGCGACGTCTACATCACGAGTACGGACCCGCTGCCGTCGGATCTCGAGGCCTACCAGCTGCCGGTGGCACCGACGCTGATCCACGACCTGCTTTACTTCGCCGACTGCTACGCGGGCGACTCGGCGACGATGGCGACCGAGTCGGCCCTACTCGGGACGCCGACCGTCCGCATCCAGTCGTTCGCCGCCCGCGAGACGGACATGACCAACTTCGTCGAACTCGAGGAGACCTACGACCTGCTCCGGTCGACGCCCGACGAGGAGGAGGGACTCGAGCTGGTTCGGGAGATCGTCGAGGATCCCGAGACGAGGACGCGCTGGCGGGCGCGTCGGGAACGGCTGTTCGAGGACAAAATTGACGTCGCGGCGTACGTTACGGAACTACTCTGCGAGCAGGGTGGGGCAGCGGTTCGAACGGTCGAGCAGCGGGCCGTTTCGGCGGACTGA
- a CDS encoding tyrosine-type recombinase/integrase, whose product MSEVRVRVADAVDAYLQRKAVGNPDGPGAGTYASNAESVLRRWAEWLEREHDVASLFDLDVEHMRAYAEELDDRTRRGDYTASTAGTYFAVVRAFLSWCVRGGILETNPAATDAAEGALPVDDGADASDRSWTREQRDALEAFVRERSLEAEDAPRTERLARLREYAMVAVLAHSGVRGAELFRVPEDDRRTGATWADVDFYSGTIRVLGRSQRLEDVPLPASARTPLRRYRVVQDPPSNEWPLFPTRHAPSVARRVRTVLEERGFDTEEIESLCEKHTSAELSRRFAIAPPAITTEGARSILKRLCTAAEIDVGGDYLTPRGARTGLGERTYPGEQASVETALRQQSSEQSIAVIEDRLELGRGGADGETDANADEP is encoded by the coding sequence GTGAGCGAGGTCCGCGTTCGCGTCGCCGACGCCGTCGACGCCTACCTCCAGCGCAAGGCCGTCGGCAACCCGGACGGACCCGGTGCCGGAACCTACGCCTCGAACGCCGAGTCCGTCCTCCGTCGGTGGGCAGAGTGGCTCGAGCGCGAACACGACGTCGCCTCGCTGTTCGACCTCGACGTCGAACACATGCGCGCCTACGCCGAGGAACTCGACGACAGAACGCGCCGGGGCGACTACACCGCCTCGACGGCCGGCACCTACTTCGCCGTCGTCAGGGCCTTCCTCTCCTGGTGTGTCCGCGGCGGCATCCTCGAGACCAATCCCGCCGCGACCGACGCCGCCGAGGGAGCACTCCCGGTCGACGACGGCGCCGACGCCAGCGACCGATCCTGGACCCGCGAGCAGCGCGACGCGCTCGAGGCGTTCGTCCGCGAGCGATCGCTCGAGGCCGAGGACGCCCCCAGAACTGAACGCCTCGCCCGACTGCGCGAGTACGCGATGGTCGCCGTGCTGGCTCACTCGGGGGTCCGCGGCGCCGAACTCTTCCGGGTCCCGGAGGACGACCGCCGCACCGGGGCGACCTGGGCCGACGTCGACTTCTACTCGGGAACGATTCGCGTCCTGGGGCGATCACAGCGCCTCGAGGACGTGCCGCTCCCGGCCTCGGCGCGGACGCCACTTCGGCGCTACCGCGTCGTCCAGGATCCGCCCTCGAACGAGTGGCCGCTGTTCCCGACCCGTCACGCCCCCTCGGTCGCCCGGCGGGTGCGGACGGTTCTCGAGGAACGCGGGTTCGACACCGAGGAGATCGAATCGCTCTGTGAGAAGCACACGTCCGCGGAACTCTCGCGACGGTTCGCCATCGCGCCGCCGGCGATCACCACCGAGGGCGCGCGTTCGATCCTGAAACGACTGTGTACGGCCGCCGAGATCGACGTCGGTGGGGATTACCTGACCCCGCGAGGAGCACGGACGGGGCTGGGCGAGCGAACCTATCCAGGCGAGCAAGCTTCGGTGGAGACGGCCCTCCGCCAGCAGTCGTCGGAGCAGTCGATCGCCGTCATCGAGGATCGACTCGAGTTGGGGCGCGGCGGTGCAGACGGGGAAACGGACGCGAACGCGGACGAACCTTGA
- a CDS encoding MATE family efflux transporter, whose product MVRRVPNPFRLLILWIGFALARAGLIERERARRTTDLAWPRIVTGIARMSKSAVDVAMVGIAIGSSAIAGVGFAGPFWGLAFSVGGGVAGGTIALVSQRYGAEAYDQLGQAVRSSVFLVVVVSLPITATFWLSAESFIGLITDNPDAIRYGSDYLQVVALGIPFAGLNLIGSRVFVGMDDAWTPMVVRAGGAVANIGINAVLIFGLDLGVVGAALGTVLSNVAVTAVFAVGLTAGRLPGAREFPVHVDPVGSYVDAPTLRDLVTIGLPVFGTNLVWTLAEFPMLAIVDVFGEDTVAAYVIARRIWGVMNTPGWGFGLASSSLVGQVLGTGDEGTAEQYGREIIRFAVAVYAVSAFLVFVFAEQITLLFSNDPTDPAIPIAVSLVHAACVAVVLRGVSGGASGPLNASGDTRWPFYSQFLGMFGFAIPLAYLGANGLDLPPLEAAVPLVDATVAVPGVSIPAIGLMGLYLAFVAETAVPAAVNYYRFSTGKWKQISRSYRPETPTADD is encoded by the coding sequence GTGGTCCGTCGCGTCCCGAACCCGTTTCGATTGCTGATTCTCTGGATCGGCTTCGCCCTCGCTCGAGCGGGCCTGATCGAGCGCGAACGGGCCCGGCGGACCACCGACCTCGCGTGGCCGCGCATCGTCACCGGCATCGCTCGCATGTCGAAGAGCGCCGTCGACGTCGCGATGGTCGGCATCGCCATCGGCTCGTCGGCCATCGCCGGTGTGGGGTTCGCCGGCCCGTTCTGGGGGCTCGCGTTCTCGGTCGGCGGTGGCGTCGCCGGTGGCACCATCGCGCTCGTCTCCCAGCGCTACGGCGCCGAGGCCTACGACCAGCTCGGACAGGCCGTTCGCTCGAGCGTCTTCCTCGTGGTCGTCGTCTCACTCCCGATCACGGCCACCTTCTGGCTGTCCGCCGAGTCCTTCATCGGACTGATCACGGATAACCCGGACGCGATTCGGTACGGATCCGACTACCTCCAGGTCGTCGCCCTCGGTATCCCCTTCGCGGGACTCAACCTCATCGGGAGCCGCGTGTTCGTCGGCATGGACGACGCCTGGACCCCGATGGTCGTCCGGGCTGGCGGCGCCGTCGCCAACATCGGGATCAACGCGGTCCTGATCTTCGGGCTCGACCTAGGCGTCGTCGGCGCCGCCCTCGGGACCGTCCTCTCGAACGTCGCCGTCACCGCGGTCTTCGCGGTCGGCCTGACCGCCGGTCGGCTGCCCGGGGCGAGGGAGTTCCCCGTCCACGTCGATCCCGTTGGGAGCTACGTGGATGCCCCGACGCTGCGTGATCTGGTCACAATCGGTCTCCCCGTGTTCGGGACCAACCTCGTCTGGACCCTCGCCGAGTTCCCCATGCTCGCCATCGTCGACGTCTTCGGCGAGGACACCGTCGCCGCTTACGTCATCGCCCGGCGCATCTGGGGCGTCATGAACACCCCCGGGTGGGGCTTCGGGCTGGCCTCCTCGAGTCTGGTCGGGCAGGTACTTGGCACCGGCGACGAGGGAACCGCCGAGCAGTACGGCCGCGAGATCATCCGCTTCGCCGTCGCCGTCTACGCGGTCTCTGCGTTCCTGGTCTTCGTCTTTGCCGAGCAGATCACGTTGCTGTTCAGCAACGATCCAACGGACCCCGCGATTCCGATCGCCGTTTCGCTCGTTCACGCCGCCTGCGTCGCCGTCGTGCTTCGCGGCGTGTCCGGTGGCGCCTCCGGTCCGCTTAACGCCAGCGGCGACACCCGCTGGCCGTTCTACAGCCAGTTCCTCGGGATGTTCGGCTTCGCAATTCCGCTCGCATACCTCGGCGCGAACGGGCTCGATCTCCCGCCGCTCGAGGCCGCCGTCCCCCTCGTCGACGCCACGGTCGCGGTTCCCGGCGTCTCGATACCCGCGATCGGGCTGATGGGGCTGTACCTCGCGTTCGTCGCCGAGACGGCCGTCCCCGCAGCGGTCAACTACTACCGATTCTCGACGGGGAAGTGGAAACAGATCAGCCGGTCGTACCGCCCGGAGACGCCGACGGCGGACGACTGA
- a CDS encoding MazG-like family protein: MDTQNDVAAFLERHDLETDPAYRALDLSSEVGEVAKELTESTAYGADPDAAAIARDELGDALFALLALCTEVDVDAGAALEESLEKYERRLETSGSAGSGS, from the coding sequence ATGGATACCCAAAATGACGTCGCTGCGTTTCTCGAGCGACACGACCTCGAGACGGATCCGGCCTATCGCGCCCTCGACCTCAGTTCAGAGGTCGGTGAGGTGGCGAAAGAACTCACCGAGTCAACGGCCTACGGAGCTGACCCCGACGCTGCTGCCATCGCTCGAGACGAACTCGGTGACGCGCTCTTCGCCCTGCTCGCACTCTGTACCGAAGTCGACGTCGACGCCGGAGCAGCTCTCGAGGAATCGCTCGAAAAGTACGAGCGGCGACTCGAGACGAGCGGAAGCGCTGGCTCCGGGAGCTGA
- a CDS encoding DUF7282 domain-containing protein, translating to MSTRKHVVVVLVALMMLTSGVALVGAASASSGTSLAIQDDETNDTENDTENDTSEADNETTQPSASVTFSDQTTDGTSVVVDEVTMEEGGFVTIHDSSLLVGNVIESVLGTSEYLEAGTHEDVEVQLDTSLEESETLIAMPHLDTNDNETYDFVETEGEDDGPYLTEDGEPVTDEAAVTLESAEEPANETDDVDDSEADNETDDAEDEKPSECPVEEEDDGDDAEAEPPADDADEEPANDSDDAPVMEPDADAVEDGVTIVNANFSEVTIEEVTIENVYILVLDDEEALDRLEEMLGDEENVTVVDGEDEMDGVDDNETDDGLDDETDVGDDDDMDDNETDDETDVGDDDDMDDNETDDGLDDNETDDEADDGLDDNETDVGDDDDMDDNETDVGDDNETDAGVGDGDDMDDNETDVGDGDMESFTVENLEAPENATVGDTITVNATVTNPNDEEATQDVEFRLQGNLVESQSVTLDADSSDTVEFEVDTTGVEAGEYVHMVLTDEFGEVAFIELIEEDEMDDTETDEDDADDNETDADDNDTDETDDYDDNETDDNETDDTDTDSRIPIGVVGLV from the coding sequence ATGAGCACACGAAAACACGTAGTCGTCGTACTCGTCGCCCTCATGATGCTGACGAGTGGTGTTGCCCTGGTGGGGGCGGCATCCGCATCATCGGGGACGAGCCTGGCAATACAGGACGACGAGACGAACGACACAGAGAACGATACAGAGAACGACACTAGCGAGGCGGACAACGAGACCACACAACCGTCCGCGAGCGTGACGTTCAGCGACCAGACTACCGACGGAACCTCCGTCGTCGTCGACGAGGTGACGATGGAGGAGGGTGGCTTCGTGACGATCCACGATAGCTCGCTGCTCGTCGGCAACGTCATCGAGAGCGTCCTCGGAACCTCCGAGTACCTCGAGGCGGGCACGCACGAAGACGTCGAGGTCCAACTCGACACCTCGCTCGAGGAGAGTGAGACGCTGATCGCGATGCCCCACCTCGATACGAACGACAACGAGACCTACGACTTCGTCGAGACCGAGGGCGAAGACGACGGTCCCTACCTCACCGAAGACGGTGAGCCGGTGACCGACGAGGCTGCGGTGACCCTCGAGTCGGCGGAAGAGCCGGCTAACGAGACCGACGACGTCGATGACTCGGAAGCGGACAACGAGACCGACGACGCCGAAGACGAGAAGCCGTCTGAGTGCCCCGTCGAGGAGGAGGATGACGGCGACGACGCCGAAGCCGAACCACCGGCCGACGATGCTGACGAAGAACCGGCCAACGACAGCGACGACGCTCCCGTTATGGAGCCCGACGCTGACGCCGTCGAAGACGGTGTGACGATCGTCAACGCGAACTTCTCCGAGGTTACGATCGAAGAGGTCACGATCGAGAATGTCTACATCCTCGTCCTCGATGACGAGGAGGCGCTCGATCGCCTCGAGGAGATGCTGGGAGACGAAGAGAACGTGACCGTCGTCGACGGTGAAGACGAGATGGACGGCGTCGACGACAACGAGACTGACGACGGTCTCGACGACGAGACAGACGTCGGTGACGATGACGACATGGACGATAACGAGACCGACGACGAGACAGACGTCGGTGACGATGACGACATGGACGACAACGAGACTGACGACGGTCTCGACGACAACGAAACCGACGACGAGGCTGACGATGGCCTCGACGACAACGAAACAGATGTCGGTGACGATGACGACATGGACGACAACGAGACTGACGTCGGTGACGACAACGAAACCGACGCTGGTGTCGGAGATGGCGATGACATGGACGACAACGAGACAGACGTCGGTGACGGCGACATGGAATCGTTCACCGTCGAAAACCTCGAGGCACCGGAGAACGCGACCGTCGGTGACACCATCACGGTCAACGCGACCGTCACCAACCCCAACGACGAGGAAGCCACCCAGGACGTCGAGTTCAGGCTCCAGGGCAACCTCGTCGAGTCACAATCGGTGACGCTCGACGCGGACTCGAGTGACACCGTCGAGTTCGAGGTCGACACCACCGGTGTCGAAGCTGGCGAGTACGTCCACATGGTCCTCACCGACGAGTTCGGTGAAGTAGCCTTCATCGAGCTGATCGAGGAAGACGAGATGGACGACACCGAGACCGACGAGGACGACGCGGACGATAACGAAACCGACGCTGACGACAACGACACTGACGAGACCGACGACTACGACGACAACGAGACCGACGACAACGAAACCGACGACACGGATACGGACTCCCGTATTCCGATCGGCGTCGTCGGACTGGTCTAG
- a CDS encoding helix-turn-helix transcriptional regulator — translation MNSATIYNPVIFAPAEWSTLEWSVTGIGVEIRAQVFALQTHLQAQTQGGEESHLAAIVGILALAFLGGGLVLRKRLEAGAEADSRDSTEGESMLTDRERVCSLIQRNGGRMKQSAIVDSVDWSKAKVSRLLADLEDEGEITKLRIGRENLVCIRGNEPTATRSSEPPRDPQ, via the coding sequence CCGAGTGGTCGACCCTCGAGTGGTCGGTCACCGGTATCGGTGTCGAGATACGTGCACAGGTGTTCGCGCTCCAGACACACCTCCAGGCCCAGACTCAGGGCGGCGAGGAGTCCCACCTGGCCGCGATCGTCGGCATCCTGGCGCTGGCGTTTCTGGGCGGTGGCCTGGTTCTCCGGAAGCGACTCGAGGCCGGGGCCGAGGCGGACTCGAGAGATTCGACCGAGGGTGAGTCAATGCTCACCGACCGCGAGCGGGTGTGCTCGCTGATCCAGCGAAACGGCGGGCGGATGAAGCAGTCGGCGATCGTCGACTCCGTCGACTGGTCGAAGGCGAAGGTGAGTCGCCTGCTGGCCGACCTCGAGGACGAGGGCGAAATCACGAAGTTGCGGATCGGTCGCGAGAACCTCGTGTGTATTCGGGGGAACGAGCCCACAGCGACCCGCTCGAGCGAGCCGCCGCGCGATCCCCAGTAG